One region of Gossypium raimondii isolate GPD5lz chromosome 6, ASM2569854v1, whole genome shotgun sequence genomic DNA includes:
- the LOC105774055 gene encoding embryogenesis-like protein, whose amino-acid sequence MANRSLVSLYKFLFRHPFQSSAKPTSPFLFKSLSPFQTQLAANSVPSPRPASFRFPVFQTSQVQHPIYHILRKYSSESPASKLDVNKEVDSINLKFAEAREEIEMAMESKETVYFNEEAECARAVVKEVLDMFEGLLGKLPEAEKAALQRSMGLKIEQLKAELQQLDD is encoded by the coding sequence ATGGCTAATCGTTCTCTAGTTTCCCTTTACAAGTTCCTTTTCAGGCACCCTTTTCAATCATCTGCAAAACCCACGTCtccttttctctttaaatcccTTTCTCCGTTTCAAACTCAACTCGCGGCCAACTCTGTCCCATCTCCGAGACCTGCCTCTTTTCGATTCCCAGTCTTCCAAACCTCACAAGTTCAGCACCCAATTTACCACATCCTGAGGAAGTACAGTTCTGAGTCACCAGCATCCAAGTTGGATGTGAACAAGGAGGTGGACTCGATCAACCTCAAGTTTGCAGAGGCAAGAGAAGAGATAGAGATGGCAATGGAGTCTAAAGAGACCGTTTATTTCAACGAAGAAGCAGAGTGTGCTCGTGCTGTTGTTAAAGAGGTTTTGGACATGTTTGAAGGGCTTTTAGGAAAGCTACCAGAGGCCGAAAAGGCTGCTTTGCAACGTTCAATGGGACTTAAGATTGAGCAGCTCAAGGCTGAGCTTCAACAGTTGGATGATTGA